In Miscanthus floridulus cultivar M001 chromosome 8, ASM1932011v1, whole genome shotgun sequence, the sequence CGCAAGCTGGACCGCGCGCGCTGGGGGGGGGGGCGGCCGCGATggtgctggctgggctggctagcttgggccgagcggctggctgcgaggcccacttcttcttttcttttttctattttcagttctcttccatttgtttgaattcaaatttggttttggtttttgaattcaaaaattggtgcaccaaattcattagaGTTTTAGATATGTGACCCACAACAttcctatatatatattaggaatttatttagccattttgtataacaaaagtaAGTGTAACAAATCCTTattctttgatttgatttgatggtttattacttttaaaggagttgttaggcattacataaaacaaatgaagatccaactcataatttgagttaacaatgtatgcaaccctttatttgttagaaattaaataacataatcagcaaatgtcatgctatgcttatgtgatgacttgggttggggttatgccTAATGCAGCCCTCAGGTTggctttctatacatgacactcatcactacATGGGAGTTCCAAGAAAattttttgtagttggtatttttggtgtatggatttttgggttgttacaataaccaaaaggttttgttgtggaaggaaaagaacgtatgggatgccgcctgaagaaatccatttacagattaaaacaagcatcaagacagtgatatttaaagtttgatagtatagtaagaaagtttgagttttaagaaaatgtagaggacaattacgtttatgcaaagttcaagaatgaaaaatatatttttctaatcttgtatgtggataacatcttactcgctagtagtgatgttaatctactactagaaacgaagaagttcttgtcctcaaactttgatatgaaggatctcggtgaagttTCGTTCGctttaggaatagagattcaccgagatagaagaaagagGGTTTTAGGATTACCAcaaaagacatacttagaaaagattctaaagaaatacagtatgtaaAATTGTAAGCCTTcgcctgctcccatagtcaagggcgatagatttggaaAATTCCAATGtctcaggaaccaatatgagatcgatcaaatgaaaacggttccatatATTTTAGCTGTcagaagtttacagtatgctcaagtgtggaCACGCTCTGACATAGCGtttgttactgggttacttggcagatatcagagtaatccttGAATAGAACACTGGAGACTGGTAAAGAAAGTTTTGTGTTACTTGTAAGGCACaaaaggtctcatgctaacgtatagaagatctgattccctacacatataggggtattcagattcagattatgcgggagatgatagaaagtccACGTCAGAATACATATTTACTCttgcaggaggagctatatcgtggaaaagctccaagcaaaccgtcactatatCGTCTACGATGTATGCCAAGtttatagcgtgttatgaggccatagggcaggtgaattggctgaagaagttTATACCTGGGTTGAAAGTCATAGAtgacatacataagccactcaagttatactgtgataataatccagcagtatgttatgctcacaacaataaatcaagtggtgctgccaaacacattaacataaagtattatgttgtgaaaaacaaagtccggaatcatataattagtcttgagcacataagtacagaaaagatactcgtggatccgctcacaaaaggcttaccacccaatgtgttTAGAGAACACTTAGCCAACACGGGTTTAAGAAAAAgtctatgattcctggacaataatGGCCTAGATGAGAATATGTTTTAAAACAGAGagatgcattgtagctgttaatctaatggcaactgaccgtgatgatgaggcacgctctatgccctgatctgtgatggaatgagaacaagataaagcaaattaagtttaagttataagttgagatcaaggtggagaatgttaggttgatctcctccgACGGGCCTGGATCccgcgccctgatcaggggcgtcCAACCGAATCAATGGTTGGTGTGCCCCTGTCGCGCAGCGCCATAAAAAGGAGGTGAGGGCCGGAGCACTAGGTACGAGGTTCACTGCCGCCACCACAATCCTCACCTACAAAACCTAAGCCGATCTAGAGGGGGCGTTGTGAGCGATGGGAAGCGCCATCGCTTCTGCCACCGGACTCCACTGCTGCCCTACATCGATACCATGGCTAGTTCCTCCGCCAAGCCTGTCGATGGTTGATAACGCCTCCACACTCTCATCATATCTCTCTCAGTTTTAGTTCATGTTCTAGAGTTTACTACATTCTAAATTTAAATttatacccgctagatctactgcTAGTCAGTGTTAAAGTTCTATCATACCCAACTGCTCAGGGAGAGGCGAGGAGACGAGACTCCAAAAGTCTCTTGGAACAGAGTAGAGCAGGCCATCTCTGACTTGTAACTGCCGACTGGAGCCAGCCAAAATTGTTTTCTACGGGCGGCGTCAGCGTCAACGGCCAACGGCGCAGGCCCATCTTGACCGCTTCTCACTCGGAACCCCTCCTGACGCAGGTCTATGCTACTTGACCCGCGACGAAGGGTAACTATTAATTAACACGGGTGGTTAACGTTGGCTACTCTACCCACTTATCCTAGACGTGACGGCAATTGGGAAAGGCGacgtttttctttctttttttttttgttgcaagACAACTGTTCGTCCCTGCCGGTGAAGGAAGCAACGAACGAACGCCAAGTGAGCCGGTCGTCCAGTAGGACACGAGAGACCTCAGACCAGGGAACAGCTCGGGCCCGGTCAAGCCGCGCACAGCGGAGCctattcaaaaataaagtttattttcTTTGCAAGCAAAACTACAGTAATATACTCCTGCCCTCGCGTTGCTGCATGTGCGCAGGGCACCTTTTTAATCACAATTTCACAGtaacagaagaagaagaatgcATAGATATATATTTAAAGTGTAAATTCGTTGTGGCCAGCTCGCGAGGCCAGCATGTCCACGGTACAAAAAAAAGGTTGCCTGTCTGATTCGTGATCTGTGGTTCTTGTGCCGTTGGCCAAGACACTCCCCAGGGTGGCCACGTTAGCAAAaatgttttggtccgttggaatGGAGATCGGCGGCGCTGTTGTCTCCTTCCATGCCGAATATATACCGGCTCCAACCCTAGCTCTCTCTCCCGTCCACATCCGCCTCTCCTCCCTCCCCCTTATCTCTCGGCGGTGGCTAGGGCGGGCCCGGTCGCGCGCGTCCGGGCGAGGGCGCCACAGCTCCCTGGCAAGGGAGGCATGAGCCCCGGCTAGGGCGGCCTGGCGCGGCAACGCAAGGGCCCTAGCGCGGGTGGCCCCCAGCATGGCGCACCCCGGCGCAGGGCGAGTGCGCCCCTCGGCGCGGCGTTGCGCCCCCAGCGCGGGTGGCACCCCATGCGGCGTTGCGGGGTGAGCTCGCCCCCACGGCCGGCGGTGCGACGGCGCGGGTGGGGCCCAGGGGTTGGTTCGGGTCAGAGCCTCCACGCGGCAGCTGGCTCTGAAGCCCCACGCGCCCCAGCGCGCGAGGACTCCGGCGCGAGCAGACCCAGGTGAAGGTGGCCTCTCTCCcttgctcctcctctccttcACTCGCCGGCGCCGGGGTCGAGCATCGGTCTGTGCTTGTCGCACTTCTTTGCTGGGGTCGAACCGGGGCCTCCACGACCGGATCTAGGGCCTTCATGGCCGCATCCGTTCGTTCCGCCACTGAATCTAGCCTGGTCGTGTCCTCTCGTAGCGTCCGGCCGGATCGAGCTGCACGCCGACAGATCTCGCCATCACGAGGTGGGCCATGCCGCCGGATAAGCCGCCAGCTTTGCTTTTGCGTCACCGCGCAGCTGCTTGCTAACGCTAGATCTGCGCTCCTTGTAggttggtggtggtgggaggAGCGACCCCATGAGCGCACCGCGGACGAAACGGCCTTCGGTACCAGGTCCGATTTGCTTTCTGTTTTCTCGGCCCTGCTTGTTCGATGTTTGATTTTTGAGTGCCTTTTCCCGCTTGCTGGATTTAGGGACCGCGAGGACGACGCCGTGGCCAGACCGGAAGGCGATGGGGATGATTCTCGAGAAGCTTCAAAAGTGCGTGTTTCACATCTTTGTCGCAAACGCAAGATGAGATTTGTTGCGTCAAGTTTTAATGAGCTCGATTTCTCCTCCTTTTGCCACTTCCCTATTCCGCAGGAAGAATACGTATGGAGTGTTTGCGGAGCCAGTGGATCTAGAGGAGGTAAGGAGCCCATATTCATTTGCCATGCTTCCTGGAGTTGTCAATTTGTTTGGTAGGGAGCTGTTGAGTGTTCATATCGCGGTTATTGATTGACACAGCTGCCTGATTACCACGATGTGATTGAGCACCCAATGGACTTCGGCACCATCTTGCCGGGAATGCGTATTGCTTGTTCGAGCAATTTGAGGTCAGATTGCTAGGCTTTGGGCGTATATTTAGGCAGCGTATGGATAATGAAATATCGTATTGCAATTTGTTGGCCATTGAAGAGTTACTTTTCAGTTCATTTTACTTTTGTCGTGAGCGAATTTGATGTGTAACGTTCTCCCAAAGTAGCAACATGTGATACGTTAGATTTGCCTAAGAGAATCAGGTTTGTCGTGCAGCCTGACAAATGTAGTGAGGTAGCTAGACTTCTCCATTTCATCATGCATTTGGAACCACATTTCTTGGTCTTGCCTTTCACGACAATTTTGTGCGCAAGGAAGGTGGATAGCTTTCCGCTTTGTCTGTTTGTACTAAATTTGTGTTGCCTCATGCAAATAGTCATTAACGTGTCCTTGAATTTGTGATTGAGCACCCAATGGACTTAGCATCATGGTCAATCACATCGTGGTAATCAGGCCACCAGCTTGACCTCCTAAACTTTATGTTTAGATTTAACCTCACTGGTTATAGACCAAATTATTTTTCCTTCAAATAAGTTAAAACTCAACTTTGTTCATTGCTATTTCCTTTGATCAGTTTTGATGCTTCATAGAATCTTTGGCTGGTACTAAAAAACCTCTAATTCTAGATGAAAAAAACAATTACTGTTGTGTCACTACCTTTTTTATTCTGGGGATAAAGCAGAATCAGGTTCCAGCTTTTAAAAACAAGATAGTGGTGGAGggtttttgtaacaccctaaaatttgcgtCATTTTTAAAAATAGGTTGAAATGATTTTATTATGCACTTATGTGATCATACAACATAGAAAAATgataaattttattaaattaaaatccatCATAAGGATAGGAacatgttggtgcattcatgctgctgcattatttattgttgtgttagagtggCTTTGTCCAAAATTCAAACTGAATTCAAAATCTTTGAAAATGCATTTGAAATATgttgaaaataaaaagaaaaggcttttgctccctccctctctcaatTCGGCCAAGACGCCCAGCCCACCTGGCCACCCCGGCCGGCCCCCCTCACTCCCGCGGCCCAACCAGCCCAACGTAGCACCTCAGCAATCTTCGCGCAGCCTGGCCCATTTGGCGCCCTGCAGCGCCGCAGCTAGCCAATATGGTTGGGTATACAAGGAATACAATCAAGTATACATAGCAGGTTCAGATTATAGCTAATCACACATAGACCTGCCTAATACCTGTGGCTTATGGAGGAGTATACAGAGTGTTtagttataactctgataatattgtAATGGATGATTAAACGTGATGTAATAAAGCTTTGAGTAATTTGTTTCtatatgtgtgtgattgatctctgGACACACATATGGTTTATacttggttttgttcttaaaaccggataTGACAGGTTTCCCAGCAGCAAAGTGAAATCTGGAAATGAAAGTTGTGTTCTTCTCTCCATAAGCTGCATTTACATGCTGGTTCTAAAATTACTTTGAACCTACTTCTGAAGATTTTAGATCATTTTAAGTAAAGCCTGTATGAAAAGTTGCTTATGGGCACCAAATGGCAAATGGTGTTTTTATGCAAAGCTAGCTAGATAAGAATGAATTGATAGGTGTTTCAGTGTTTATATGCTCATGTCTGTACACATACTACTATGATCCCTTTTTGCGATGCACGCTGGCCTTATCAGCTCATTTTTATTCTACTGGATTGGTTTAGTTGAATAAGGGTGCCAGAGCCGTGAGGCTCCGGTTGCCGATTGAACTACCACTTATTGCCTGGATAGTCTTCAGCATTTTACATGGATATCATTTCATTGGTTGGTAGCAGCAAGGATTAGTAAGGACATGTACGAAATCTCTTCGATTGATATATTGTCAGATTAATACTTACAGTTATATCAAACAGTGCAGTTCTTATTATAGTTGCTGGCTTGCTGCCAAATTAAAAGCATTAGTTTATATTGTTGTCTTGTCAACAATGGACAAGGATTAGCTTTAGTATTCTTCTTGTGTGAACAAAGGAAATCCCAAGGAACAAGGTACATTGGCCGAAGAAGAGCTGCTTGACCACCCATCATCTGAACCATACAATTTCTGCCATCTGCAGCCGCCCAGAATCAATGCTTCTGCTCCAATCCTATGGACTCATTTGCACCAAAATCCTTGTTTCCACATCCATACCCAGGTTCATGTTGCTGGTCCTATCTGCAGTGATGGTCGATGAACATGTGTTTTTGTTGATGCTGATTAGATCAGGCAGGAACTGCTTAGAGCTAGATGCTGATTAGATCAGGCAGGAACTGCTTAGAGCTAGGtcagtttcatgaaagtagactGATAATTTCCAGCTTTATATAGTAAAAAAAATTGTTGTCATGTTCAGCTATGTTGACGAGAACAAGTGAGTCGTTCTTGATTATATGACTGTAGTTTCATAATATAGGAAAGGCAATGCATATGCTCGTACCTCTATGGAATCTTTTTTCGGTAACATTTTATTAATAATATTCTGATTTCTTGATTGTTTGCCTTGTGTAAGTGCGATTGCCAGCAATCATGTGTAGAAGAGTGTTGAGGTTGTTGATATAGAAACCAATGAACTATGCCCGCAGAATACAGCA encodes:
- the LOC136476072 gene encoding histone acetyltransferase gcn5-like; the protein is MSAPRTKRPSVPGTARTTPWPDRKAMGMILEKLQKKNTYGVFAEPVDLEELPDYHDVIEHPMDFGTILPGMRIACSSNLRSDC